Proteins found in one Microbacterium sp. LWS13-1.2 genomic segment:
- the lnt gene encoding apolipoprotein N-acyltransferase, whose translation MPPDAPSRPPLPRPLLPLWAAVIAAAVGGLALTTAFPALAWWPMVFVAIPLTLISLIGRRVWGAVLVGLVFGLAFFLVNVSFTARYLGPVPWIALATLEALLTAVTAVPIALAYRWLPRVRTGAWARLVALPAIVAALWVLREQLLGTWPYGGFPWGRVGISQADSPLASVASWVGVAGLSFFVVMVCASAVEWARMRRYRDLRTALPVAVVAILLFALPQFPTTDAGTMRVGAVQGNGPAGYFDERGRNDVLNAQLQATAPLFGEDLDVLLWPEGGVDSDPTANASTAATLDALAGRLDAPLVVAAVTQRGDEYFNSSLLWEQDAENPVDVYDKRHPVPFGEYVPDRWLYRLFAPDLIDLVQRQYTQGGSRPFFDVDGVGVGLAICFDVIYDDVIWDGAQDGAEIYMFQTNNADFRGTDENLQQLAFARMRAVETGRSVVNISTVGTSQIIAPDGSEIAGIPADTAGHMLEDVPLRTGLTPAVTFGGAIQLLLVWGGVIALVCLGVLGRLRPGNAKTPAP comes from the coding sequence GTGCCACCCGACGCGCCGTCCCGCCCACCGCTGCCGCGCCCGCTCCTGCCCCTGTGGGCGGCGGTCATCGCGGCGGCCGTCGGCGGACTCGCCCTCACGACGGCCTTCCCGGCGCTGGCGTGGTGGCCGATGGTGTTCGTGGCGATCCCGCTGACACTGATCAGCCTCATCGGCCGGCGGGTCTGGGGCGCCGTCCTGGTCGGGCTGGTCTTCGGACTGGCGTTCTTCCTGGTGAACGTGTCGTTCACCGCGCGGTATCTCGGCCCTGTCCCGTGGATCGCTCTTGCGACCCTCGAGGCGCTCCTCACGGCGGTGACGGCCGTGCCGATCGCGCTGGCCTACCGGTGGCTCCCGCGCGTGCGGACGGGCGCCTGGGCGCGCCTGGTGGCCCTCCCCGCGATCGTGGCCGCCCTGTGGGTGCTGCGTGAGCAGCTGCTCGGCACGTGGCCGTACGGAGGGTTCCCGTGGGGCCGTGTCGGCATCTCGCAGGCCGACAGCCCGCTTGCGAGCGTCGCGTCCTGGGTGGGCGTCGCGGGGCTGTCGTTCTTCGTCGTCATGGTGTGCGCGAGTGCGGTCGAGTGGGCGCGGATGCGCCGGTACCGCGACCTCCGCACGGCTCTCCCTGTCGCCGTCGTCGCGATCCTGCTGTTCGCGCTGCCGCAGTTCCCTACGACGGACGCCGGCACCATGCGCGTCGGGGCGGTCCAGGGCAACGGACCGGCGGGCTACTTCGACGAGCGCGGCCGGAACGACGTGCTGAACGCCCAGCTGCAGGCCACGGCTCCGCTGTTCGGCGAGGATCTCGACGTGCTGCTGTGGCCGGAGGGCGGCGTCGACTCCGATCCGACAGCGAATGCGAGCACCGCCGCGACGCTGGATGCGCTGGCGGGTCGGCTCGATGCGCCACTCGTCGTCGCGGCGGTCACGCAGCGCGGTGACGAGTACTTCAACTCATCCCTGCTGTGGGAGCAGGATGCCGAGAATCCGGTCGACGTGTACGACAAGCGGCATCCCGTGCCGTTCGGCGAATACGTCCCCGATCGCTGGCTCTACCGGCTGTTCGCGCCGGATCTCATCGATCTGGTGCAGCGGCAGTACACGCAGGGCGGCTCCCGCCCGTTCTTCGACGTGGACGGCGTCGGCGTCGGCCTGGCGATCTGCTTCGACGTCATCTACGACGACGTGATCTGGGACGGCGCGCAGGACGGCGCCGAGATCTACATGTTCCAGACGAACAACGCGGACTTCCGCGGCACCGACGAGAATCTCCAGCAGCTCGCCTTCGCCCGCATGCGCGCAGTCGAGACGGGACGCTCGGTCGTCAACATCTCGACGGTCGGGACGAGCCAGATCATCGCCCCCGACGGGTCGGAGATCGCCGGGATCCCCGCGGACACCGCCGGCCACATGCTGGAGGACGTGCCGCTGCGCACCGGGCTCACGCCCGCTGTCACCTTCGGGGGTGCGATCCAGCTGCTGCTCGTATGGGGCGGAGTGATCGCCCTCGTCTGCCTGGGCGTGCTCGGCCGCCTGCGCCCGGGGAACGCGAAAACGCCGGCCCCGTAG